The genomic window TGAAAATTTTGGACGATTCATGGATTGTGCCAGCATGACAGCAAGATCACATGTAACATGTTGGGCTATGCCTGTATTCATAAAATACCCAGAAATAGCTTTGGAGTAGGCTGGCCTGAATCTCAAAGGAATTgaggacccaaaaaaaaaaacaccctcAGCCCACTCCAAAGCTATTCCGAGATATTTTGCCTAGGCCGGCTTGTAGCGTGTAATCTTGCTGGTTGTACTAACCCAATCCACAAATCTTATAGAATTTTCAGCCCAATCCTATAGGAAAATCCAAACTGATCAGGGTTGCTCAAGGATAGGAACTGAGAATTTGGAGTTACATTTAAATGGTTGCTCATTCTGTTCCTTTAAGATTGGTTAAGggctttttattattaatatcatAACGTCATCTTGATGTGAGATATTGTTGTCTAAATCTCTATCTCTTATTTTTGGTCCAGATTGATGAGAACGTGCAGCGGGAAATCATCAATCACATGTCTTTGAGGCATCCTAACATCGTTCGTTTCAAGGAGGTGAAGACCAAACTTGCCTATCATTTGCTAGCTCTATCATTATCGTTGATTTTAAGCTAGCCATGCCAGAGAGGAGGATTGGATGTGGAATACCATCACATACCTTACATATGAATTTGCACTAAAGCCTTCGATAATTCTGGGCGACTAATACATTATGCTCATTaaaaattaaatgaaagaaaaataatttcataCATACAGCATTACTGTTGCAAAAGGATTTTTGCAGTAAATACGACTTCAGAGTTTATTGAAGAATGGAATAGGACAAGCAGAGAAAAGCTGCTGCTAAACGATTGTCAGAAAAATATTCGGAGACCATCTTTCACCGTTAAGATCATGTGATTTCTTGGTGTCTGACAGGACCCACAGATCTCTCTGGTttcatatttaataaaataagctTCTGATGTCCCCTGTATCCTGATAATGTCTGGCATGCTTCTGTTCTACCTTTTCTTGGTTCCAAGATATAACTTTTCCTAATGTTTCTGATTTACTGTGCTATAGAGAGTCATTTTTGCTTCTGAGAGGGACCCTGTTCTATATTTTTTTCCCCTAATTTTTAACCATTACGAGGTTGGAAATCACTTAAAATTTATGTACTTCTGATGCAATTAAGTAAAGGACCCTGGGGTTTTCTGATATAATGAAGTACGGAAGACGGATAGATTTGGGGTTTTCTTGAACCTCCAGTACAGTGTACAGTATCTTTAGCTTATCCGCAGGCATTGCTTTGCTCATGAAGCAGCCTTCGCCTCTTTATGATAGTTGTATTCGTACAGATTTGAGTCATGTAGGTTTGGACTCCCAAAAGATACAATtgtgtcaaaaagaaaaagaatatatatatatatgtgtgtgtgtgtgtgtgtgtgtagtgcCATATAAAAGCACAAAGAACCTATTCTACTCTTCTCGCACTCATGTTTCTCTTATGATGGTGAGTTACATGTAATTTGGGAGAAGGGTGGTATTATATAAAAGTGTTTTGTATTCATGATGACGGATGATTATTTGCAGGTGTTGCTAACACCAACACACCTAGCTATTGTCATGGAATATGCCGCTGGAGGAGAGCTCTTTGCAAGGATATGCAATGCTGGTCGGTTTAGTGAGGATGAGGTTGTTTAATTCCTTGTAGATTTATCTCACTGCATTACCATCCCTAATCAATGCTTCTCTAATTATATTAGCTATTAAGTTACCCGTTGCTTACATATGTTTTCGTTTTGTTTGGTGTGAATTGCATTTTCAACAGGCGAGATTCTTCTTTCAGCAGCTGATATCTGGAGTTAGTTACTGCCATTCCATGGTATATTATACATATGTTTGATCTGAATTATCTTTGAGAAAAGAAATTACCTGAACATTATTGTTGCTATTATTATAGGAAATCTGTCACCGTGACCTTAAACTTGAGAATACACTCTTGGATGGGAGTCCAACACCACGCCTTAAAATTTGCGACTTCGGTTACTCAAAGGTATTATTGCATTATCACTCTGTAGTTTGTGCTAGATATGATATTCGCATGATATTATGGGGATGCATGTTCCCTTTGGAATGCAGTCTGCTTTGTTGCATTCGCAACCCAAATCGACAGTAGGTACTCCAGCATACATAGCACCAGAGGTTCTATCACGAAAGGAGTATGATGGCAAGGTAATTCTTTCGCCTTTTACCTGTTACATGTGGATAATGACAATGTAACTCTATCCCCTTTTACCTGCTACATGTGGGTGTAATGTCTTGAATTGTTCTCAGAACTTCAACTGGTGGTTACAAGACAAATTTCTGCAATTAGAACAAAGGCCATTTTTTTCTAACATGCCTAACGAACATCTGGTCATGGGACTGGATGTCCTAAGCTTCAAGTGCAGTAGTGTATTATTTGTAATAATAATTTTGGATGTTCATTTAGTTgaaaaatcaggattttagtgtcTTTACATATCCTATAAGTATTGCCAACCTGCCTGAGGGTTTCACAATGTTATCTAACACAAATAATTCATACCCCTCCGTTACTTGTTCGGGTCCTACCTGGATTTCTTAATTTTATGATAGTCTGTTACTTGGTAATTCTAGTTAGCAGGGAGTGTTTCTATTGATATAGTGAATGCTTAAGCAAACAAGGATAACTTAAGTAGCTTCATCTTGAAGTTGTCATGGTTGctctatttttgttaattttgcttatattatattttgtagGATTTCAATCAAAATATACCATCTTAGTGTCTTGTATTATTGTCATGGCTGCATGTGTTTTGCACTAGGGACCATGTGGGTCTGTAATGGCATCATTTCCTGCACATATGCTATTGTTCATAGATGTTCTTACCTGGTTCAAGCTCTAGAAGCTATCCCCAGATCTCTTTTTGTTATGTGAAGCTGCTCCCACTTCCACTCTAATCCCATATGCTATGTTGAACTACGAAAGATCAAACCGTCAACTTACTTCAGGTTCTTTAGTTACGCGCCTTCAATGTTTCTGCTTCTGGCATTAAAGTTCAAGCGTTAGGAATTTCTTTttcgttttcttttctttttttttttcctaaatatgTTGCTTACTATTATTAACAGCCAGGTGATCTGAAATCCCTGAAATTCAGATTGCAGATGTTTGGTCCTGTGGTGTCACATTGTACGTGATGTTGGTTGGTTCATACCCATTTGAGGATCCCGAGGATCCAAGAAACTTCAGGAAGACAATTAGTGTAAGTTTGCATTGCTTGTAGGAAGAGCCTCTTGTTTTATTTTTCAGCTGTGCAAAAACCATATAGAAATAATTTCATATGTCCAACAGCGAATATTAAGTGTTCAATACTCCATTCCGGATTATGTGCGAGTGTCTCGAGAGTGCAGGCAGCTTCTCTCTCGAATTTTTGTTGCCAATCCATCAAAGGTATACTTCTTCTTGCTCAACTTTTCTCtagattttacaatgaaaataatccGAACCCTCTCCAAATTGTCTTAAAGAGGATCACAGTCCCAGAGATAAAAAAGCTTCCCTGGTTTCTGAAGAACTTACCTAAAGAGATAATGGAGGTTGAGAAAACAAATTACATGGTCAGAGAGCAAGATCAGCCCAGTCAGACTGTTGAAGAAATAATGCGCATcatagaagaagcaaagaaactgGCAGAAGGTTCCAAGGCAATTGATCAGTCTGTGTTGGGATTGGTGGATGCTGATGATACTGAAGCTGAGGCAGATACTGAAGAGCTTGATAGCAGTGGTGACTTCCTAGCACCCATTTGACTTAATACATGGGGGTTCAGAATTAGGATGATGTTGTACTCAAACCATGGGTTCCAGCAGATGTAGGCTAGTGAAACTTTGCTTTTATTGTGTGATAATCCTTTGCATGTTTGTGTTCAATGTACAGTGTTGGAGGGCTGTGAATATTTAAAGCCCTTGAACTGACTTGTGTTTTCGGAGGTGTGTTGAAGAATGCTATGGGATCTTACCAACTGGATGCCTCTATCTGGAGTAAGCATTCTCCAAGTTACTGAGAACTCTTCCATAACATGCAATTCTTCAAACTACTTCTCTAAATATATAGTTATCCCTATAGAAATCATTGTCTGTGAGTTACTCACAGTCAGTGCTCGAAATACTTAAAAGAATGGTCCTTTGTTGTTGTTTTTGTCAGATGATGAAAAGATAGCCTTGTTGCTATTATTTCTGTATTCTTAATAAAGTTTTTAACGACGTGACTTCTTTAACAATTTTAAGTAATATGTCGTTTTCCTTCTCTGGATTCCAAAATATTTAGTCCCAGCCAAAAGAACTCTGAACTTGTAACTATGCCTGTCAGTTCCCCACATTTATGTGTTCAACATGCTGAAAGTTCATGATTTTTTCTCTCCTAACGTTATGTTTGAAaggtgaattattttttttttttaaaggtggATGAGTCATGAACTTGCATAAAAATTTCTGATAAACATCTAGTTCAAAGTTCTTTATTGAACAGAATTTCCAaatttcatgatatttattttccaaatttttgaaatatagcaAACCAATTATGTTGAGGGCACCAACGCAACGTGCTGAGTTGGGAAAATCCTTTTCATGCAAGGGATCCAAAGTTGATTATGCCCTCACTATGGTATTCTACCAGGCTCCCATCCatgaggagaaggaagaagaaagtgaGATCATATTAATCTGAGTAAAGAAAAATTCTTATGAATCTCAATCGATTCTGTCAAGTTCTTCATAATTTGTAAGCTGAACATAAAGTCCAGTGTTTCAAGGCTTCCTGTTAGAGATAATTAGAAGAATGTAAAATACTGGTGGCAGGAATtacaatatatataaaaaaaataaaaatcatttgAGTCGCTTGCTTTCCATCTTCCATCTTTCTAGTGTAAATGAGCCATTATGTTACTCTGCATTTAAACAATAAAGTCCGCAAACTTGAAGCCTTTTTAAAAAGATTTGTCATGCCTTCAACCTGGTCCTAGATATCCAGAAGGGTAAAAAAGGTGACAACTATGAGTTACCTACCCTGAACTGAACAACCCGTATGCTTGGATAGTGTGGATCTTCTTTAACATCTCAATGTTTGATAGATTTCTTCTGAAAATTAATTTGTAAAATGTATTACTGGCTTGCCAATTCTAACAATCGTGCTTTCTCCATGGTGGCTCTCACTAACGTCAAAGAACGACGATCCTCAGCTTAGTGTTAGATGATGAATTAGGAGATGTAGAATTTTTAAATAAGACATCAGCTAAACGGCATAATCTTTTAAGCAAAGATTAGATGAAATGGTAAATGATGTGTGAAGCAATGTATACCTCAAAACCAGATTTAGGTAGCGAAAGCTATTGGCAAAAGTATGGGCTTGGTGCAGAGTACTGCTCCATCAAAGGTTGTTGGATAACCTTTTCCATTATCAAGCTTCTGGATGcacttaaattaaaatattttataatgagATTTTTACATATATTACCCATTTCAAATGCCTAATTATATTTTTAGTACCAAAGAGTTGCAGTTTACAAATATATCGCTCTTACTAATTTATTTTGTAgatttctccctctcccctctcgcCCACCCTTCTTCACCTGCATTGATGCGCTGCCATCACAACTATTCGCTCTCTTAACCTTCTCTTTATTAACCTCCTTTTGCCATCATTATACTTCCAACCATCACCACTACCACATTTTTTTCCTCGTCCCTTCTCTCCTAACCTCCTCTATCACCATGACTGGTGTCGACCACCACCACAACCTTCTCCTTCACCTCTCTTTTGATCTCCTCTACTACCCTAGCAACTATCAACCAGTACCACCACCACCTCTCTCTATTGTTCCATCCTAAGGTCTCTATGGTGCCAAGGTTGTATGTCTTCTTGTGGATTTCTCCATCGAAAACCTCTgaaatattctaatcacttgtgTATCTTGGTGATGCCAGTTTGATTTTGATAGttttagatttcaaaatcaagtcaaaatcattggaGTGATTGTGAGATTATTGTGGATTGAATGGAGGGGATGTTACAATTCTATATTCAATGATAAGAGGATaacaaaatatgaaattagaggaTTCATTTGGAGGTGATAGCAAAGTGAGAAGATAAAatgaaaaaagaaggacaaacacTCAAACACAACAATGTTGGAACAGAACCAGCGAGGCCAACCTATTTGGTCACGAGCAAAATCAGCAAGCTTGGCCTCACCGATCATAAACAAAGCTAATAGTCGACCCATGCCATGCTAGCTCTCAAGTTGATCCCAGAGGATAATAACTTCAATAAGCTAATCTTCAGCACCACTTTGCATAACTATGAAAGAGCCAATCTATCTAGGAGGTAGACCTATAGTAAGTCGATGAGCAATCCTGTCAGAGGTCAATGATCTAACCTCCTACAGGTTGAAGAGCCGATCTTAACAACTCTTAGCATAAGTAGTCAGCCCAAACAGCCATTAAAACAAAAAGggttgtgttgggtataaaatacccacagccgaaacccacgacggaaccgccatcagcaagggcagctccgcccggactcctacgggagccgggctccaccgccatcagcaagtgcagctccgcccggactcctacgggagccgggctctgccgccatcagcaagtgcagctccgcccggactcctacgggagccgggctccaccgccatcagcaagtgcagctccgcccggactcctacgggagccgggctccgcccttagtatcaactgctggtaagctcaatccggactcctatcagagccggacttcacccttggctttgtttgcagcgcagctccgctcggactcctacgggagccgggctccaccgacggcatcagcacagctccgcccggactcctacgggagccggactccaccaccatcagcaagtgcagctccgcccggactcctacgggagccgggctccaccgccatcagcaagtgcagctccgcccggactcctacgggagccgggctccaccgccatcagcaagtgcagctccgcccagactcctacgggagccgggctccgcccttagtatcaactgctggtaagctcaatccggactcctatcagagtcggacttcacccttggctttgtttgcagcgcagctccgcccggactcctacgggagccgggctccaccgacgacatcagcacagctccgcccggactcccacgggagccgggctccaccgccatcagcaagtgcagctccgcccggactcctacgggagccgggctccaccgacggcatcagcacagttccgcccggactcctacgggagccgcactccaccaccatcagcaagtgcagctccgcccggactcctacgggagccgggctccaccgccatcagcaagtgcagctccgcccggactcctacgggagccggactccaccgccatcagcaagtgcagctccgtccggactcctacgggagccggacttcgccgccaacatcagaacagctccgcccagactcctacgggagccgggctccgctcacgacggctccaaccgttaccgagcttcaatcgacagatccacgccccctgacaggccctcaaaacggccgcgaccctgctccacatcctgtggcggactccacgcagtatcatcattccctgacaagccgcagcagccatagccgccctgctccacttcctgtggcggactccgcacagctccactatccccctggcaggccacagtgacggccacgaacctgctccacctcctgcgacggataccatgcgattctcctgacgacggacgctgctccacccctcataacagattccacgtggcaagtcgagatgATGCccgcgtgtctgctccattatctttcgcaatcaattcccctgaccgtgggcggcccactaccaggcggttacacacgtcgccatcagtccgttgcctcccccgcctataaaaggggaactcagatacgttattctttaagctcttttgccttatctaaaaactctgctaaattctccgttcgagcactccattcttgttgaggcagagaactgacttgagcgtcggagggtcttgccggagcaaccccacctccggtttagacttcccttgcaggtcccggcggcgaccgcggcttcctcaactccagcttctccggcgcaggcggatttttgcaccaacaggattggcgctagaagaagggcccctgtgtcttcgcagcacccttgttcttgaaggagcgctcaacggagccacctccggccatctctccgtcatctacttctaatcctcccccgcgagagcgacacccgatgcctccgcgtagggcgtccacccggcggtccacggcctccgcggccagacctcaggctccggcctcccctcccggttctcagccagctcctcctccccctccggcgacggcggtcggcgcggagcagtttgacttgctggcgcagcatgtcaagggcctcgtcgaggccgtacaggcgatgcagcagcagccgccgcaggcgtcagcgcatccgaaaggggcatctccggaatgccagaacccgacggtggggcgggccacctgggccagccgccccgtccttcccgagaaggcgaatccaagggtggagagccctcagtcggaccgcgactccacccctgggagatccctgcccccgttctgccaaagaaccctcgagactcgaagtcgagaggatttcctggaccggaggttccaggagatgaaccggcggatcgaagaactccgccatgcgcctcccgcttatggtgaggatatctgcactgaccctcccttctcccaaatgattatgcaggaaccgatcccgccgaatttcaagctcccccagtttgaaagctacgacgggacgtcggacccggtggaccacctggaggccttccgaacgatgatgctgcttcatggtgcccccgacgccatcttgtgccgggctttcccgtctactttgaagggagcagcaagaaactggtactcggcactgaagctgggtaccatcttctccttcgaccaaatgagccaccaattcgtggcccattttgtcagcagccgacgtccccggaaaggttcggagtctctcatcaacatcaagcagagggaaggggagtccatacgggcctacatcaaccgcttcaacatcgcggcgttggaggtccggaacttggaccagtcggttgccatggccgccctgaaaggtggccttcagaagaatgatctcttgtactccctggagaagaggtaccccaaggattttgctgatctgctggctcgggctgaaggatacgcccgagcggaagaggccttcaaaatgaaggatgaagagactgcgagggagcgtcaggcgggagattctcgcaagcccgcagttgagaagaggccaaggaaagtccggcctcgctcccgatcccctcctgggcacaagcgcgcccatactccaccccgggcacgcaggtagagaagcccggacaacaggtttcggcggggttccccgccagggaagttctgcagctacgcccccctcaacgcttcgaaggcccacgtactgatggaggtcaggggctgctccctaggccggaggggatgcgcacgcaccccgggaagcgcaaccccgacaagttctgcctctaccaccgcgaccacggccatgacaccgaagagtgtatccagctccaggacgagatcgaggagctcatccggcgaggtcggctcgacagattcatccgccaccggcctgagggtagaggagactggccaagagccctcccaccgcccgaaccgcagaaaagggaggagcagtccgggaaccggcctcctatcgggaccatcgactccgtcgccagagggcctcaagaaggagcgggaatactgtaaatgtatcgcttactatttcgctttgaatctacttttctttttagctaacatgctcctcccacctagcatggatgtattatgaccggaCATGATTCCTCCAAAagaacggccatgtcaggaacaggaggaaaacctcatcctggcatgagcaaagtcgaaggcccggttcttttagaccggatggggggagaggccttacaacgccctaatgtgcccccacagccctgttagggacaggaggagaacctcgccctaacttgagcaaagtcgaaggcccagttcttttagaccggatggggggagaggccttacaacgccctaatgtgcccccacagtcctgttagggacaggaggagaacctcgtcctaacttgagcaaagtcgaagggcccggttcttttagaccggatggggggagaggccttacaacgccctaatgtgcccccacagctctgttagggacaggaggagaacctcgccctaacttgagcaaagtcgaaggcccggttcttttagaccggatggggggagaggccttgcaacgcctaatgtgcccccacagccctgtaggacaggaggagaacctcgtcaacgaaagtcgaaggcccggttcaacCGATGGGGGAGAGCCGCCCTTAATCCCCACAGCCCTGTCGACaggaaaacctcatcccgacatgaGCAGAGTGGAaggtccgaactcccacgggagccgggtccccacGACAAAGGTAAgcatcacccggactcctacgggagccgggttccaccgcccagggaaaCTCCAgcgggactcctacggaagccgggttccgccgccaaggtaaagcttcacccggactcctacgggggccctacgggagccggtccgccgcaaggtaagcttcacccggactcctacgggagccgggttccgccgccaaggtaaagcttcacccggactcctacgggagccgggttccgccgccaaggtaaagcttcacccggactcctacgggagccgggttccgccgccaaggtaaagcttcacccggactcctacggagccgggtccgccgccaaggtaaactccagcggcactcctacgggagccgggttccgccgccaaggtaaagcttcacccggactcctacgggagccgggttccgccgccaaggtaaagcttcacccggactcctacgggagccgggttccgccgccaaggtaaagcttcacccggactcctacgggagccgggttccgccgccaaggtaaacttcacccggactccaacgggagccgggcgccgccgccaaggtaaacttcagcgggactccacgggagccgggttccgccgtcaggagcttcgcccgggctcctacgggagccgggctccgccgccaagaaagccgggctccatccgctacttcaccagcaagggttaaaaacggtggcgaggctcggccacgtgacgagatcggatggaaaggaagagccctttcccacgacgacctctaagccaaacaggccaaacaacgagaaagggtcaacgaacgacaatattggtgctacgcacggacaaggtaacacaaaatgctttttctcattttcgatatatgtactacaggaccaggacggccagagaaagagggacaaaatgataagaaaaaaaaaaaaaagaggggaggcagctacaaaaagggagtgtctacaaaagaactctaaggaggtcctgctcctctaacctagggtgatcaccaccatccccaaccaggactgcctcaagcCATCCacggtttcctctagttcttccttcttttgcagcatatcctggaacgcctgacgaagtcgccggctctcagcctccgcttcccgatgccacttccgcaaaacttcggactccgcctctgcgtccgcgacggccttccgctcaagccccagctggatttttacttgttgaagctcagctgtcttctccccaagggagacagaaatcccttcgacagtgcctctcagggcttggagctcttcgttatcttgggcgttagcaagctgcgccctagtaaccaactgcctctggagacgaaccacctcgtccgccgatcgatggaatctctctttgtactcctctacctgtcggcgccagctggcccgctgcacatcgtggctcacctcagcatcttgaagctgcctctggaggtcggaaactttttgtggccatatctgctcatcccgcgctgtgagccgggatgagttcccctccagttggccgatcctcctctttgcagctgacagctccaccttaagggcgctgatcctggcttcttgagcccaagttcggtcgctggcgctcttcgtgcattcttcgagctccttcgcgaagttcgccttcctccggctgtagttcatgattgccttcacctggagactcttgaagtgggcggcctcagcggcggcctcggaatagcattttttcgcctggcggagctgcACAGgcagttggcagggtcataattgcaccgtacctaggccagcgtacctgcgagGTCTTCGAagtgtcccctcgtaccgccccaattcgaaaagactccggcacgcgctcatttaatgccgaaatatctgggagcggcagggcacgggattcgaagggacggttccggctgtacttctgtgtacttccttcgtttgaaattcaaaactcggatgtagggggactggtgttgggtataaaatacccacagtcggaacccacggcggaaccgccatcagcaagtgcagctccgcccggactcctacgggagccgggctccaccgccatcagcaagtgcagctccgcccggactcctacgggagccgggctctgccgccatcagcaagtgcagctccgcccggactcctacgggagccgggctccaccgccatcagcaagtgcagctccgcccggactcctacgggagccgggctccaccgccatcagcaagtgcagctccgcccggactcctacaggagccgggctccgcccttagtatcaactgctggtaagctcaatccggactcctatcagagccggacttcacccttggctttgtttgcagcgcagctccgcccggactcctacgggagccgggctccaccgacggcatcagcacagctccgcccggactcctacgggagccggactccaccaccatcagcaagtgcagctccgcccggactcctacgggagccgggctccaccgccatcagcaagtgcagctccgcccggactcctacgggagccgggctccaccgccatcagcaagtgcagctccgcccggactcctacgggagccgggctctgcccttagtatcaactgctggtaagctcaatccggactcctatcagagccggacttcacccttggctttgtttgcagcgcagctccgcccggactcctacgggagccgggctccaccgacgacatcagcacagctccgctcggactcccacgggagccgggctccaccgccatcagcaagtgcagctccgctcggactcctacgggagccgggctccaccgacggcatcagcacagctccgcccggactcctacgggagccgcactccaccaccatcagcaagtgcagctccgcccggactcctacgggagccgggctccgctcacgacggctccaaccgttaccgagcttcaatcgacagatccacgccccctgacaggccctcaaaatggccgcgatcctgctccacctcctgtggcggactccacgcagtatcatcattccctgacaagccgcagcagccatagccgctctgctccacttcctgtggcggactccgcacagctccactatccccctggcaggccacagtgacggccacgaacctgctccacctcctgcgacggatacc from Elaeis guineensis isolate ETL-2024a chromosome 4, EG11, whole genome shotgun sequence includes these protein-coding regions:
- the LOC105043791 gene encoding serine/threonine-protein kinase SAPK3, translated to MEERYEPLKELGAGNFGVARLVRDKKTKELVAVKYIERGKKIDENVQREIINHMSLRHPNIVRFKEVLLTPTHLAIVMEYAAGGELFARICNAGRFSEDEARFFFQQLISGVSYCHSMEICHRDLKLENTLLDGSPTPRLKICDFGYSKSALLHSQPKSTVGTPAYIAPEVLSRKEYDGKIADVWSCGVTLYVMLVGSYPFEDPEDPRNFRKTISRILSVQYSIPDYVRVSRECRQLLSRIFVANPSKRITVPEIKKLPWFLKNLPKEIMEVEKTNYMVREQDQPSQTVEEIMRIIEEAKKLAEGSKAIDQSVLGLVDADDTEAEADTEELDSSGDFLAPI